Genomic segment of Nostoc sp. TCL240-02:
GAAACTCTAGGCGTTAGCAATGGATTATCTATTGCCTTTGACTACTTGGATACTCAATCAGAAGTGTTGAATGTTAAGAAAAATCCGATAAAAATAGCCCAAAATATGGTAGTTTTGGGCTAAGGCTTAAAATATATTAGTTTGATTGTGATTATAAATTCATTTCCCAAAATTGTCAAAGATATACTGAAAAGCCTGCCAAAAAACGATTATCCAGTATTGAACAGTCGTCTGTTTTTTGAGTGCTGGCTATCCTATGCCCTGGATAACAGCTTAACAAGTATGCGAGATTTGTTTAACAGATTAAATAACAATTGTTTTGAGGTAGATATTTCTACTTTCTCTAAAGCAAATTTACATCGAAGCCAAAAACCTTTTCAAGAGATTTACCAAAAATTAAATGAATTAGTACAGAAGAAAGTTCAAAAAAAGTTACACAATAAATATGCAATTTGTCCAATAGATTCAACAATTATTACTCTCACAAGTAAATTGTTATGGGTACTAGGTCATCATCAAGTCAAGCTGTTTAGTTCCTTAAATCTCTCCACAGGAAGCCCAGAAGATAACTTCATCAATTTTGGACATGACCATGATTATAAATTTGGTTCCAAAATGATGTCTAGTCTCCCAATAAATGCTGTTGGAGTAATGGATAGGGGTTTTGCTGGATTAAAATTTATCCAAGAATTAGTACAAGAAAACAAATATTTTGTTTTGCGGATAAAAAACAATTGGAAACTAGAATTTGATGGCTCAAATGGATTGGTCAAAGTTGGTGCATCTGATGATGCTCAAGCTTATAGAGTAATTAATTTCTGTGATTTAGAGACAAAAACCGAGTTTCGCTTAGTGACTAATTTACCAGAGTCGGGAGATGCAGCTGTTCATGATGATGAAATTAGGGATATTTATCGATTACGTTGGGGAGTTGAATTGTTGTGGAAGTTTTTAAAGATGCACTTAAAACTTGACAAACTCATTACCAAAAACGTCAATGGTATTACCATACAAATTTACGTGAGCTTGATAGCCTATCTGATTTTACAGCTTTTATCTATTCCCGAACAATGGGGACATACACTATTAGATAAATTCCGCTATCTTCAATCTTGTATGTGTCAGAAAATCAGCTATGTTCATTGGTTTGAGGAGATGATGTTTTGCTGACTAATTTAAGCTTTTGAGACTTAGTGTAACTAATAATGTAAAGTTTTGTATCAGCATTCAACATTTCTGATACTCAATATACAGAGGCAAGTGATTTTGATTACCCATTATCTCCTGTAGTCAGCTTTACAGATGGCAACCTGTCAGGACTGAGCTATTTGGTTGAAGATCAGTTTTTCATTGGGAATGATCCAGGTAATCCAAATACAGGAGGAACAAAATTTTATAGCATTCTGAGTGCTGACTTATTGTCTACAACAGAGGTGGGTAGAGTAGCTTACTCTAAGAGTACACCCGTACCAGAACCAATGGCTATTGCTGGTATAGCGATCGCAGGTGCTATGGCGTTGGGGATGAAACGCAAGAAAAAACTATCTGGAGTGAATTAGTAGCGCTACCTTGGAAATCAATGTAGAGACATTATAAATAACGTCTCTACATTCGTAATACTAAGTAAAATTACCAGTAGGATTCTTACGTTTGATGCCAATTACAGATGGTTTAGGAAAGCTTCTAGGTTGACCTTTACCACCGTCAGCAGTTGGGATGTTACTTGGCCAACTACTACCACGAGGCACAGTCCGAGCCTGATTGAATGTAACACCACTCAAATCCAGTAATTCAATCTCACGACTCAAAATCGTACCATCGTTAATTGGGCTATCTTCACCAGGATGCTGTACGGAAATAATCAGCGTATCTCCCACAAAAGTTGGCCCGGTCATCTCACAACGCACCGGCCCATGAGCAAACGGTATTACCTCTCCCGCGTTAGCACCAGTAGTAGGAATGTAGAATAGCCAGTTATTACCAAAAACTCCTGTGAAGTTAGAAACATTACCATTGGCTGTGTGGTCGATGGTGGTTATAGTACCAGCAGCACCAACATTAAAACCATTGTGAGTGGTGGTAGACATATCTGTCACACCCCAAATATTTGCCTTATTGTCGAACACTAGGTTATCTACATTGGCAAAACCAGCACCAGAAAGTGATCCAGCTTCTCCACCCTGAGCAAATCTCTGCCAACGGAAGGTTAGACCTGTCCCATCAGCACTATCTTCAATAATTTTGTACAATCCCCCCGATTGCTGCGTTGCGTTGACATTTGTACTCAACTTAGCAACTTGGAAAATGCGTGAATCTGGATAACCGTCGCTTCCCGGCGCACCATCAGTATAGGCAATGAAGACTTCTTTGGTAGCCGGATGCACTTCTATATCTTCTGGACGTGCTGTGGGAGTTCCGCCAGCCAAATTCGCTGCTAAGAAAGCATCAACGAGAATAGCACCTTGGGAAGTGTAGAAGTCAGATAGCTTCTTACCTTGATAACCAGGTAGTCTATCAGCTTCATTGGTGCGATCGATTGGGAGGGAACCACCATCTATAGTTTGACCTGCAATACCATTGCGTTTTGGTAGGGGTAAAAGACCATTTCTTTGAGCCGAACCCAAAGCAGCAAACTCCACAGAAGAAATTACCGATGGCGGAATGGGATTGGTGGGAGTAGTTAAACATAACGGTATCCATTGACCCGTACCATCTGGATTGTAACGGGCGACATACAATGTACCACTTTCCCACAAACTGCTGTTGGCTTTGCTGGTTGGTGAAGAAATAATACCTGCACTGACAAATTTCCAGGTGTGCCCCCCGCGTCTGTCATCACCCATATAGGTGATTAATGGTTTCTTAGCTTCAGCACGGATGGCAACGTTTTCATGGCGGAAACGACCCAACGAAGTATGTTTGCGAGGGCGGAAATTCGGATTAACGGGATCAATTTCGACAATCCAACCGTATTTTTCACCAACTAAACCGAAGGTCTTACCAGTAGTACCATCGATGTAACCTGTTTGAGTACCATTAGGGGTAACTGGTTCTGTGACACCAACAAAAGCTCCTACACTTCCTTGAAAATTTTCTTCAGCACTTAAAATAGTTCCCCAAGGAGTTGTACCGCCAGAACAGTTATAGCCAGTGCCGATAATTTTGTTACCTAATCCATCGGAGGAGAGGTTAAATACTTGAGTTGCAGCTGGACCAGTTCCAATGAGATAGTTTTGATCGCCTTTTTGGTAGCTACGACTTCCCCAAGAAGTGACATTTTTATATTCATCACTCCTTTGGATATTAATCCCCAATCCAGAAAGACCATGAAGGCGGCGATTTCTGGCATCACCTTTAACCACAGCATAACGCTTACTGCGGTTACGTTGGGAGATGCGGACAATAGATCCGCCTAAGTTATATAAAACTTCGCCGTCAAATTCAAAACTTCTGGTGGAAGGCAAAGCCCACCCAATAACCGATTCAAAGGTGGTAAGCAATCCTTTAACATCAGCAGGAGCTTCTGGTGCTAGATCAGAAAAAGGAAAACTCACATATTCGTGATTGACCCACAAATAGCCGACATCGTTAGTTCTGCCCAGAGGAATAAAACCTGTATAATCGTTGTTGTAGCCGAAATAATCGTCCCTGTTGGGAAAAACGCGATCGCCCCAGCTGATAATTACATAACGTTCATACTCTGGTGGCACTACCACATCATCAACTACGTTGTAGCTGTTTAACTTCGCATTTGCAGATGGATTGATTAGCTGTCCCTGACCAATTGCAGTTGGCAAGAAACTTTTTTGCTGTTTATAAACGGGCAAAGGATGGGGTAAGCGCACTGGTGTAAAGCTTAGTCGTCTGTTGTTTGCTTCTGCAATACTAGAAACACCATCTAGAATTGTGTCTCCCAATACAGCAGCACCAGCACTGCCAGCAAAAAATATTAAAATTTGTCTGCGACTTAATTGAGACATCAAATTCTCCTGTATTGTGACATAAAAAATTTAGTAGGAGCAAATATTGATTAATGACAGAAAAAGCCATCAACTATTTACGTGAAATGCCACAGATTTTGAATAGTAAGTAACCTGTTATTAACAAAAGGTTGTTTGCTATTTAGGTTACATAACTAGACAAAAATTTTTAAGTTTGTCATATAATCTAATGACCAAAAATTAACATCAGGTTATATGTTGATTAATGGAGATTTATCAAACAGAATTCAGGAGTCAGAAGTCAGAAGTCAGAATGAATTCTGCCTTATTAAATAAACTTACTTTGAGAATTTTCGGGCGGATACAAATTAGAGATGATCGGGGAATACCTATATAGCGGTTATCAGTCTTGTGAGGTACAGTAGCAGCAGTGAGTAAACCAACCCAGCAAATTCTCTATTGTCACTTCTGCGAATGCCGTATCTAATGCCTGGAGTAAATCAGGGTATGTCCTTGCACCGATGCGACGGAGAATGTTCTTAATCTTGGACCAACAATTCTCAATCGGTGAAAAATCGGGAGAATAGGGGGGGAGATAAATGAGATGAGCGCCAGCAGCGATGAGCAAAGCTTCAAGTTCATCACTTTTATGGATTGAGCAGTTATCCATGATCACCACTGCACCAGGCCAAAGTTTGGGTACGAGCTTTTGGGCGATGAAGGCATCAAAAGTCAAAGCATCGATAGAACCTAAGCCACTCCATTGGGTGAGCAGTCCTTTCAAGCTAATTGCACCAATTACCGAGACATTTTTCCCTTTGCGGTTGGGCTTTTGAGCATAGCCCGAAGGCCAGGCAAGGCGCGGGCACATTTGCGGATGAAGGACAGATTAACTCCCGATTCATCTAAGAAAATCAGCTCTTCGACGGGTATCCCCCTCAAGAGTTTCCAGTACTCAAATCGGGCTAGTTGGACTTCATCACTACCTTTTTTGTGAGGTGGAGACTTTTTTTTGAGGTTGAGGTGAAGTTTCCAGCGAACCATCCGATTCACCGTAGCTACCCCAATTAAGACCTCTGTTTTCTCGTAAAGTCGTTCCCGCAATTCGCTTAACGTCGCATCGGGCTGTGCTATGACGAGTTGGCGCAGGATTTCTAACTGTTCAGCATTCAACTTTGTTGCTGTCTGCTCAGTCCGCACCTTGGGGCCTATCATCCCCAATTCTCGATGGCGTTTGAGTAAATTTTGCACAAAACTTAAGGTGACACCAAAGTTTTTAGCCAGTTTTCGTTGGGAAATGTCACCGCAGGCATAAGCATCAACTATTTTTTGACGCAAGTCGAGAGAGTAGGCTTTCATCACCACCAATTATCAGTAGAATTGCTCTCTCCTACTGTACTGAAGTAGACTGATAACCGCTATAACCCTCTTCTGTCACTTTCCGAGTATTCTGAATAAAAGGATTAAAAGAAAAAACTCTCTTCAGGTAAGCAGGGCAATGGATGTAGAATTACAAATCCTAAAACATTTGGCAAGAGATGCCCAGCCAACAGTTGCGATCATAGATGAATATTGTGCAGAGTATAAAGACCTGTTCAAAGAAGTAAGAAATTATGAATGCTTCAAATATTTACATTTAGGGATAATTGCACCAATAAAAAGAAAATCATTACCAGAAATAGCCAAAGTAGTAAGTATAAACTCGGCACAGTCATTACATCATTTCATAGCCTATTCAGATTGGTCAGCAAATAAATTAAAGAGCCGAAGATTAGATAAATTAAAGAAAGCATTAAATAGTCAGGCGATAACCGTAGTAATAGATGAAACTGGAGATAGGAAAAAAGGTAAAAAGACAGATTATGTTGCAAGACAATATCTAGGGAGTGTAGGAAAAATAGATAATGGAATAGTATCAGTCAATGCTTATGGAGTTTATGAAAATGTAACATTTCCATTAAGTTTCAAAGTATTTAAACCGAAAGGGACGCTCAAATCAGGAGATAAATATAAAACCAAAATAGAGTTAGCGTCAGAAATTATTACAGAATTAATAAATGAGGGGTTTAATATTGAATTAGTATTAGCCGATAGTTTATATGGTGAAAGTAGCAAATTCATCAAAAAGCTCAATGAATATGAATTAGCTTATGTTGTAGCAATTAGAAGTAATCACGGAGTCTGGCTACCAGCTAATCAGAGCGTTAGAGCTAACAAGTGGTGCAAATTTGAGAGAACATTTAGTAATAAAAAATCCGAAATCAGATATATCCGAGAAATAATTTATGGTAAAAAAAGAGCCATAACTTACTGGGAAATAACTACTGATCCAGAAACAATGCCGGATAATTCCACTTCATTTGTCATGACGAATCTTCAAGGAAATCTCAAAAAAAACTTTAGGCGATTTATATGGATTAAGAACCTGGGTAGAATATGGGTTTCGACAATGTAAACAGGAACTCGGCTGGACAGATTATCGCTTGACAAATTTTCAACATATAGAGAGATGGTGGGAAATTATTTTTTGTGTTTACACAATGATTAGTCTAAATTCCCCAGCCTTTTTAGCCTTAAATCAATCTCTTCAAATTGAAACTGAGGTGATAGGTACTAGTTATGTTAATTGTGTAGATTTTTCTCATCATCAACAATGGAATCATAATTCTGGATGGAAGAATACTCTTAATAATCTTCGTTTAATTGTCCAACCTCTTTTACTATTTTGGCTGATTTATCCCTGGTTAGATATTTTTCCAAATTCTCATTTATTGCTAGGATTTAATCATTTAATTTGTGCCATGAACCAATTTAAACCCTTTTTTGCTTCTGGATGATTTCACTTATTTACTACTTGCTTATCTCGGAGAGTGACAGAAGAGGGATAAAAATTATTTCCATTGACATTTTCTTAACCAGAATCAGCAAAGGAACAGTGTCAGCGCCTCATCTGTCCTATCCTGGAGATGGATAAATAATGTTGTGGGTGAGACTGTGTTTTTCAGCGTTGTGATACCGACTTATAATCGCCAACCGATCTTAGAAAAGTGCCTCCGCGCCTTGGAGGTGCAAGAGTTAAGCCAGCCAAGTTCGGTTACTAATTACGAGATTGTCTTGGTGGATGATGGTTCTACCGATGGCACATTAGAGTGGTTGGTAGAACACAAAGAAGAGTTTCGCCATGTGCGATGGTTTCAACAAGATCATGCTGGGCCGGCTGCGGCTCGGAATTTGGGAGTAAAAGAGGCGCTGGGAGACACAATTATCTTTATTGATAGCGATTTAGTAGTACTGAATAATTTCTTGCAAGCTCATGGGAATGCCCTATTGCAGGGGAAAGAGAAATTGGGGAGCGATCGCTTTTTCACTTATGGTGCAGTTATTAATACTTGTAATTTCAATAACCCAATGGCTGAACCCTACAAAGTCACAGATTTTTCAGCAGCTTTTTTTGCTACCGGAAATGTAGCAATTCCCAAACATTGGTTAGAGAAAGCGGGACTTTTTGATACTAGTTTTCAACTCTATGGCTGGGAAGATTTAGAATTAGGTGTGCGGCTGAAAAAACTAGGTTTGACACTAATTAAATGTCCCGAAGCCGTAGGATATCACTGGCATCCAGCATTTAACTTAGAGCAAATTCCCCGATTGATTGACCAAGAAATTCAACGCGGACGTATGGGAGTTTTATTTTATCAAAAGCATCCCACATGGGAAGTGCGAATGATGATTCAAATGACTTGGCTGCATCGCTTACTTTGGGGAATTTTATCACTTAATGGCGCACTTAATGAACGGACAATGGCTCCGTTATTGCAATGGCTAATTAACTTAGGTAAACCGCAATTAGCTTTAGAAATTGCTAGAATTTTTCTCAACTGGTACAATGTGAAAGGTGTCTATGAAGCCTATGCTAAAATGCAGCAAGTATCGTGAGTTTGGGCTTCATTTGGCTAAAAGTGAATAATTACTCATTCAGAGGACTCCTCAGCAATTAGAATAATTTTTTCTTGGAATCTCGCAAATACAACTTCACCGTCAGTTACTTGTCCCTCAGCAATTTGTTCAGTTCCTACAGCAATTTTTTGCCCTATTTTAGTTTTTAGCTTACGCCGTCCTAACGACTCTATTCCAAGAATGAGTGGTGATCATCGGAAGCAATCGCCTCAAGATAGCAGATAGTAAAAACACTCCCGAAAGCCTAAAAGTAAGAAAATCCAGCCCTTAATTTTTTACCAAATGAAAATGGGTGGCTATAGGGACACTTGCATAGTCATAAAAATCTGTGTGAGTGCCCCATATTTGGTTTTTTTTATTCTGCTTTAGGAGTTTTTACAGCTTGCTTTTGAAACTCTTCCCAAAATACTGAATTATTCTCAGAGACCATTTATAAAGTAAATCTTTAAATGGCTAGACGACGTAGCATAATTCGAGTCATAACGGCATATATGGCAGCTTCACTCATTTCAGTCAGACGTTCATAATCTTTACTCAAACGATGGTATTGGTTAAACCAGCAATCATGTTCTTTCTACTACCCAACGCTTGGGTAAAACTTCAAACTCTTTATTAGTACGGCGCATGACTTCAACATGAGCTTGAATCATCAACCAAACAGCCAGCGCAAACTTATCACCGTCATAGCCTGAGTCAACCCAGATGACTTCAACTTTTTCTAATAACTCTGGTCGCTCCTCCAGCAGTTCCATCAAAGCATACGCTGCAAGCACTCTCTCACCAGCATTACCCTCACTCACAACCACTTTGAGCAATAGTCCTAGGCTATCAACTATTGTTTGCCGTTTTCTTCCCAAAACTCGCGCTTTCCACCATCAAAGCCGTACACATCCCCCTTTTTTCAGTCGTTTTTACCGACTGACTATCTGCCGCGATCGCTGTTGGTTGTGTTGACCTACCTAGTTTCTCCCTTAGTTTGTCACGTAGTGTATGGTTTAATTCTTCCCAAATACCGTATTTTTGCCATTTGCGATAATAGCTGTAAACCGTTGAACTTGGTGGAAAGTCTCCTGGTAGCATGTCCCATTGACATCCCGTTTTCAACTGATAGTATATTGCGTTGCATACTTCTCTCATATCAGTAGTCCTTGGATGTCCCCCAGATTTAGCTGGTGGGATTAAGGGAGCTAGAATAGCCCATTCTGAGTCACTCAGGTCGGTAGAATAAACCTTTCGAGTCATTGAACGCTACGTAAATGCACTGTCTCAAAAGTATCTTATCGTTATCATTTCATTTGATTAGTCCCCTTTAGATTTACTTTATAAATAGCCTCTCATCTGCAACTATTTTCAACATTAATTCCATAAAAATCATTGTTAAAGATTGCATGTCAGTATCAACAATTTCTTGACCATCAAAATCGGGATTTGTTGGAATATGCACTTCTTTAATCCACCAGCGATCTATTTTTGTTAATAATTCATAGATAGAGCCTAAAAGATTAATATTTATTTCTGCATCGGCATTGGCAAGAAATTTTGGCAATTCATGTGCTAATTCGTTACGATGATCGACAATATTTTTTACTAGTTTCATATCATCGTCATTAATAGCAGACATCTTTTTCAACCATAAAAGTGATGCTTGATGTTTATTCTTATCAAGTGATAAAACTTCATCTTTATATTGTTTACTTTCAACTCCACCTTTTTCATTGAATTCATAGGTGAAAAACTCCCGAATGCGCTCAATAATTGAACTCTGAAGCAGTTCAAATGCTGCCAAAAAAATTGAAGCAGTAATTAGATTACTTCTCAAAGTTTCAGGATTTAAAAACTTAGCCCAACTGCGGTATACCTGGTCTTCAGATGTGTTCATACTTAATAACCTTTTGATTGCTCACAGTCCTCTAGATAGTTCCAAAGATTAAAAACTCTTGATTTATCGCAACGATTCTTGCTGCTTGCCTATCCCAATATATTGATTCTCATCAGCTTGTCAATAGCATTTAAGATGCGCTTACCCTGATAGGTGTATCTAGTCGCTGTTCATGATCAATACAAGATAAATTATGTCAAAATCGCCCCACCCATCAATCGCTCATAGCGATATTTCAACTCTTCTTTCATCAAATACCAACGCTCTAAAGTTGCATCCATCTCTATTA
This window contains:
- a CDS encoding PEP-CTERM sorting domain-containing protein; protein product: MVEDQFFIGNDPGNPNTGGTKFYSILSADLLSTTEVGRVAYSKSTPVPEPMAIAGIAIAGAMALGMKRKKKLSGVN
- a CDS encoding PhoX family phosphatase; its protein translation is MSQLSRRQILIFFAGSAGAAVLGDTILDGVSSIAEANNRRLSFTPVRLPHPLPVYKQQKSFLPTAIGQGQLINPSANAKLNSYNVVDDVVVPPEYERYVIISWGDRVFPNRDDYFGYNNDYTGFIPLGRTNDVGYLWVNHEYVSFPFSDLAPEAPADVKGLLTTFESVIGWALPSTRSFEFDGEVLYNLGGSIVRISQRNRSKRYAVVKGDARNRRLHGLSGLGINIQRSDEYKNVTSWGSRSYQKGDQNYLIGTGPAATQVFNLSSDGLGNKIIGTGYNCSGGTTPWGTILSAEENFQGSVGAFVGVTEPVTPNGTQTGYIDGTTGKTFGLVGEKYGWIVEIDPVNPNFRPRKHTSLGRFRHENVAIRAEAKKPLITYMGDDRRGGHTWKFVSAGIISSPTSKANSSLWESGTLYVARYNPDGTGQWIPLCLTTPTNPIPPSVISSVEFAALGSAQRNGLLPLPKRNGIAGQTIDGGSLPIDRTNEADRLPGYQGKKLSDFYTSQGAILVDAFLAANLAGGTPTARPEDIEVHPATKEVFIAYTDGAPGSDGYPDSRIFQVAKLSTNVNATQQSGGLYKIIEDSADGTGLTFRWQRFAQGGEAGSLSGAGFANVDNLVFDNKANIWGVTDMSTTTHNGFNVGAAGTITTIDHTANGNVSNFTGVFGNNWLFYIPTTGANAGEVIPFAHGPVRCEMTGPTFVGDTLIISVQHPGEDSPINDGTILSREIELLDLSGVTFNQARTVPRGSSWPSNIPTADGGKGQPRSFPKPSVIGIKRKNPTGNFT
- a CDS encoding transposase, encoding MCPRLAWPSGYAQKPNRKGKNVSVIGAISLKGLLTQWSGLGSIDALTFDAFIAQKLVPKLWPGAVVIMDNCSIHKSDELEALLIAAGAHLIYLPPYSPDFSPIENCWSKIKNILRRIGARTYPDLLQALDTAFAEVTIENLLGWFTHCCYCTSQD
- a CDS encoding glycosyltransferase family 2 protein, with translation MGETVFFSVVIPTYNRQPILEKCLRALEVQELSQPSSVTNYEIVLVDDGSTDGTLEWLVEHKEEFRHVRWFQQDHAGPAAARNLGVKEALGDTIIFIDSDLVVLNNFLQAHGNALLQGKEKLGSDRFFTYGAVINTCNFNNPMAEPYKVTDFSAAFFATGNVAIPKHWLEKAGLFDTSFQLYGWEDLELGVRLKKLGLTLIKCPEAVGYHWHPAFNLEQIPRLIDQEIQRGRMGVLFYQKHPTWEVRMMIQMTWLHRLLWGILSLNGALNERTMAPLLQWLINLGKPQLALEIARIFLNWYNVKGVYEAYAKMQQVS
- a CDS encoding transposase; the protein is MKAYSLDLRQKIVDAYACGDISQRKLAKNFGVTLSFVQNLLKRHRELGMIGPKVRTEQTATKLNAEQLEILRQLVIAQPDATLSELRERLYEKTEVLIGVATVNRMVRWKLHLNLKKKSPPHKKGSDEVQLARFEYWKLLRGIPVEELIFLDESGVNLSFIRKCARALPGLRAMLKSPTAKGKMSR
- a CDS encoding IS4 family transposase, which codes for MIINSFPKIVKDILKSLPKNDYPVLNSRLFFECWLSYALDNSLTSMRDLFNRLNNNCFEVDISTFSKANLHRSQKPFQEIYQKLNELVQKKVQKKLHNKYAICPIDSTIITLTSKLLWVLGHHQVKLFSSLNLSTGSPEDNFINFGHDHDYKFGSKMMSSLPINAVGVMDRGFAGLKFIQELVQENKYFVLRIKNNWKLEFDGSNGLVKVGASDDAQAYRVINFCDLETKTEFRLVTNLPESGDAAVHDDEIRDIYRLRWGVELLWKFLKMHLKLDKLITKNVNGITIQIYVSLIAYLILQLLSIPEQWGHTLLDKFRYLQSCMCQKISYVHWFEEMMFC